In one window of Natator depressus isolate rNatDep1 chromosome 12, rNatDep2.hap1, whole genome shotgun sequence DNA:
- the TMEM170A gene encoding transmembrane protein 170A isoform X1 has protein sequence MESSEPGAGGLLQQILSLRLVPRVDNGTLYTTPLDSFPEMWYGVFLWALVSSLFFHIPAGLLALFTLRHHKYGRFMSVSILLMGIVGPISAGILTSAAIAGVYRAAAKQMIPFEALTLGVGQTFCVMVVSFSRILATL, from the exons ATGGAGAGCAGCGAGCCGGGCGCGGGCGGGCTCCTGCAGCAGATCCTGAGCCTGCGCCTTGTACCGCGGGTGGACAATGGCACCCTGTACACCACCCCGCTGGACAGCTTCCCAG AAATGTGGTATGGTGTATTCCTGTGGGCACTGGTgtcctctctctttttccacatccctgcGGGATTACTGGCGCTCTTCACCCTCAGACATCACAAATATGGTAGGTTCATGTCTGTAAGCATCCTGTTGATGGGCATCGTGGGACCAATTTCTGCTGGAATCTTAACAA GTGCAGCTATTGCTGGAGTTTACAGAGCTGCTGCAAAACAAATGATCCCCTTCGAAGCACTTACTCTAGGTGTGGGGCAAACGTTCTGTGTGATGGTGGTTTCCTTCTCACGGATTTTAGCAACTCTATAG
- the TMEM170A gene encoding transmembrane protein 170A isoform X2, whose amino-acid sequence MESSEPGAGGLLQQILSLRLVPRVDNGTLYTTPLDSFPEMWYGVFLWALVSSLFFHIPAGLLALFTLRHHKYGAAIAGVYRAAAKQMIPFEALTLGVGQTFCVMVVSFSRILATL is encoded by the exons ATGGAGAGCAGCGAGCCGGGCGCGGGCGGGCTCCTGCAGCAGATCCTGAGCCTGCGCCTTGTACCGCGGGTGGACAATGGCACCCTGTACACCACCCCGCTGGACAGCTTCCCAG AAATGTGGTATGGTGTATTCCTGTGGGCACTGGTgtcctctctctttttccacatccctgcGGGATTACTGGCGCTCTTCACCCTCAGACATCACAAATATG GTGCAGCTATTGCTGGAGTTTACAGAGCTGCTGCAAAACAAATGATCCCCTTCGAAGCACTTACTCTAGGTGTGGGGCAAACGTTCTGTGTGATGGTGGTTTCCTTCTCACGGATTTTAGCAACTCTATAG